The Engraulis encrasicolus isolate BLACKSEA-1 chromosome 4, IST_EnEncr_1.0, whole genome shotgun sequence genome includes a window with the following:
- the kptn gene encoding KICSTOR complex protein kaptin, which produces MLPDIEGACPFVEDSFSRFLSQSNMYGLCQAGEQELLAATLKGKVVCFRYQDLQQKIRPVAKEVQFTYIPVDAEIVSIDAFNKSHPSRGLVVGITFIKEGDKATPFLNIYCDYEPGSEFNLESIAQSCLNLELKYTPFQLYHTEVQCKDGCSETVFLLSGNDQCIHLYKENASLHQFEEQPVERLFPELQDLPSKLKESVHRDSPSFV; this is translated from the exons ATGTTGCCCGACATTGAAGGTGCTTGTCCATTCGTGGAGGACAGTTTCAGTCGGTTTCTGTCCCAGAGCAATATGTATGGCCTGTGTCAagcaggagagcaggagctgCTGGCTGCTACATTGAAAGGGAAGGTGGTTTGCTTCAGATACCAGGATCTCCAACAGAAAATACGACCCGTGGCGAAGGAAGTGCAGTTTACGTACATTCCAG TTGATGCCGAAATCGTATCTATTGACGCCTTCAATAAGTCCCATCCAAGTAGAGGACTGGTGGTGGGCATTACTTTTATAAAG GAAGGAGATAAAGCAACACCCTTCCTCAACATCTACTGTGACTATGAACCGGGATCCGAGTTCAACTTGGAGTCTATTGCAC AGAGTTGCCTGAATCTGGAGTTGAAGTACACCCCTTTCCAACTGTACCACACaga AGTCCAGTGCAAAGATGGCTGTAGTGAAACCGTGTTTCTGTTGAGTGGCAATGACCAGTGCATCCACTTGTACAAAGAG AACGCCTCCCTGCACCAGTTTGAGGAGCAGCCGGTGGAGAGACTTTTCCCCGAACTTCAGGACCTGCCCAGCAa